In Chlamydia serpentis, the following are encoded in one genomic region:
- the tadA gene encoding tRNA adenosine(34) deaminase TadA, with product MDVEKDTFFMQQALKEARKAYNEDEVPVGCIIVKDDKIIARGHNSVEQLKDPTAHAEILCIGSASAALDNWRLTDTVLYCTLEPCLMCAGAMQLARISRLVWGAPDLRLGAGGSWIDIFTKKHPFHALTCTGYICVDESENLMKQFFTEKRKEKSGK from the coding sequence ATGGATGTAGAAAAAGACACTTTTTTTATGCAACAAGCCTTGAAAGAAGCTCGTAAGGCATATAATGAAGATGAAGTGCCTGTAGGCTGTATTATTGTGAAAGATGATAAAATTATTGCTCGTGGGCATAATTCTGTCGAGCAGCTTAAAGATCCTACTGCTCATGCTGAAATTTTATGTATAGGGTCTGCTTCTGCAGCTTTAGATAACTGGCGTTTAACGGATACAGTGCTCTACTGTACTTTAGAACCTTGTTTAATGTGCGCAGGAGCCATGCAATTAGCTAGAATTTCCAGGCTGGTTTGGGGCGCTCCAGACTTGCGTTTAGGAGCAGGAGGAAGTTGGATAGATATTTTTACCAAGAAACACCCTTTCCATGCTCTAACTTGTACTGGATATATATGCGTGGATGAATCTGAGAATCTAATGAAACAATTTTTTACAGAAAAGCGTAAAGAAAAAAGTGGAAAATAA
- the rpsO gene encoding 30S ribosomal protein S15 encodes MSLDKGTKEEITKKFQLHEKDTGSADVQIAILTEHIAELKEHLKRSPKDQNSRLALLKLVGQRRKLLEYLNSTDTERYKNLITRLNLRK; translated from the coding sequence ATGTCTTTGGATAAAGGAACTAAAGAAGAAATCACAAAGAAGTTTCAACTTCATGAAAAGGATACAGGGTCAGCAGATGTACAAATTGCTATTCTTACGGAACATATCGCAGAATTGAAAGAACATCTCAAAAGATCTCCTAAGGATCAAAACTCTCGCCTAGCTCTATTGAAACTTGTTGGTCAGAGGAGAAAGCTTTTGGAATATCTTAATTCTACAGATACCGAAAGATACAAAAATTTAATTACTAGATTAAATTTGCGTAAGTAA